In a single window of the Rhopalosiphum padi isolate XX-2018 chromosome 1, ASM2088224v1, whole genome shotgun sequence genome:
- the LOC132927037 gene encoding uncharacterized protein LOC132927037 — protein sequence MMIRKVFVFIGLFYLSESKENPFMPNLSLGEYRTVFDRVYACESTKNHLFQYNVYFSKKSSNITELRGNITFLIPFDDNFILELNIASWSLTGGWKPNSAVYITKNACSKMKHILGKAWFSMAKTFNAKNDCPLPAGTYISSGIDLKKLEDYNLPKVYFYGKYKAVFKIKNTENKILGCGVFEVNLIRPWEKPI from the exons atgatgattagAAAAGTGTTTGTTTTTATTGGCCTGTTTTATTTATCTGAATCAAAAGAAAACCCTTTTATGCCTAACTTATCTTTA ggaGAATATCGTACGGTATTTGATAGAGTATATGCTTGTGAATCaacaaaaaaccatttatttcaatataatgtttattttagtaaaaagtcATCAAATATAACTGAGTTGAGAGgcaatataacatttttgataccttttgatgataattttata cttgAATTAAATATTGCATCTTGGAGTTTAACTGGTGGCTGGAAACCAAATTCAGCTGTATACATAACAAAAAATGCATGTAGTAAAATGAAACATATCCTAGGAAAAGCATGGTTTTCTATGGCGAAGACTTTTAATGCAAAAAATGATTGTCCTTTGCCAGCG GGCACTTACATTTCATCAGGTATTGACTTGAAGAAATTAGAAGATTATAACTTACCCAAAGTgtatttttatggaaaatacAAAGCCGTATTTAAGATAAAgaatacagaaaataaaattctagGATGCGGTGTATTCGAGGTGAATCTTATACGACCATGGGAAAAACCAATTTGA